In a single window of the Nodularia spumigena CCY9414 genome:
- a CDS encoding MFS transporter, producing MFPTEPAAVNNGFSALLKNRSFMLLWIGQLLSQLGDKIFFVLMVVLLENYQPPPGLAQNSMYSILMLAFTLPAILFGSAGGIFVDRFSKKFILVGANVLQTLLMLLIAFLPREFFILLILTFAISTLAQFFAPAEQAAIPVLVRKENFMAANALYSSTMMGALIVGFAIGEPILSLAKSWLGAGYGQEMVVGGLYLLSALAVQPINFRGENKLSGDDLRTEINPWADFKAGLRYLSQNRLILNAMLQLTTLYCVFAALMVLTIRLAAEFGLKEKQFGFFLAAAGVGMVFGAAILGHWGDKLHHKPLPLMGFLIMSLVLGVFTFTHNLILALGLSAFLGIGAALIGVPMQTLIQQRTPPTMHGKVFGFQNHIVNIALSAPLAITGPLTDVLGLRTVLVGMSIVVAGVGIWAWKNTRQVLQDVI from the coding sequence ATGTTTCCCACTGAACCAGCTGCTGTCAATAACGGATTTAGCGCCCTGCTAAAAAATCGTAGTTTTATGCTCCTATGGATTGGGCAGCTGTTGTCCCAGTTAGGAGATAAAATATTCTTTGTCTTAATGGTGGTGCTGCTGGAGAATTACCAACCGCCTCCGGGTTTAGCCCAAAACTCCATGTACTCAATTTTGATGCTGGCTTTCACATTACCGGCGATTTTATTCGGTTCTGCGGGTGGTATCTTTGTGGATCGCTTTTCTAAAAAGTTCATTTTAGTAGGCGCTAATGTATTGCAGACATTATTAATGCTGCTCATAGCCTTTTTACCACGAGAGTTTTTTATTCTCTTGATCTTAACCTTTGCAATCTCCACCTTGGCACAGTTTTTTGCTCCAGCAGAGCAAGCTGCTATTCCTGTTTTGGTACGAAAAGAGAATTTTATGGCAGCTAATGCACTGTATAGCAGCACTATGATGGGAGCATTAATTGTGGGTTTTGCCATTGGAGAGCCAATATTAAGTTTAGCCAAAAGTTGGTTAGGAGCAGGCTATGGTCAAGAAATGGTGGTTGGTGGATTATATTTATTATCGGCATTAGCGGTACAGCCAATTAACTTTCGAGGTGAAAACAAATTATCTGGCGATGATCTGCGTACAGAAATTAATCCTTGGGCTGACTTTAAAGCAGGCTTGCGCTATCTGAGTCAAAATCGTTTGATATTAAATGCCATGCTGCAACTCACTACTTTATATTGTGTATTTGCCGCATTAATGGTTTTGACGATTAGATTAGCCGCCGAATTTGGTTTGAAGGAAAAACAATTTGGCTTTTTCTTAGCCGCAGCTGGGGTGGGTATGGTATTTGGTGCGGCAATTTTGGGTCATTGGGGTGATAAATTGCATCATAAGCCTTTACCCCTGATGGGATTTTTGATCATGTCGTTGGTTTTAGGGGTGTTCACTTTCACCCATAATTTAATTCTAGCTTTAGGACTCAGTGCATTTTTGGGTATAGGTGCGGCTTTAATTGGTGTACCGATGCAAACTTTAATTCAACAGCGCACACCACCCACTATGCACGGGAAAGTATTTGGCTTTCAAAATCATATCGTGAATATTGCTTTATCTGCACCCTTAGCAATTACCGGCCCTTTAACTGATGTTCTCGGCTTAAGAACTGTTTTGGTAGGAATGAGTATAGTAGTAGCAGGTGTGGGGATTTGGGCTTGGAAAAACACCCGCCAAGTTCTACAAGACGTAATTTAA
- the hoxE gene encoding bidirectional hydrogenase complex protein HoxE, giving the protein MDLASAVKSNNQAKAPSATDIHEDKRLKMLSATIKRYQYQQDALIEILHKAQELFGYLKKDVLVYIAHQLKLPPSTVYGVATFYHFFSLAPIGRHSCMVCTGTACYVKGAEEILNSLENSIHIRPGETSADGQISLLTARCLGPCGIAPVVVFDDTVLGDQTPESVGDRIKGWLQNGSS; this is encoded by the coding sequence ATGGATTTAGCATCTGCTGTTAAAAGTAACAACCAAGCAAAAGCTCCCTCAGCAACAGATATTCACGAGGATAAGCGTTTAAAAATGCTGTCAGCAACTATCAAACGCTATCAGTATCAACAGGATGCATTAATTGAGATATTGCACAAGGCGCAGGAACTTTTTGGCTATTTAAAAAAGGATGTATTAGTTTATATCGCGCATCAATTAAAATTACCACCTAGTACAGTTTATGGCGTTGCGACGTTCTACCATTTTTTTTCACTTGCACCTATTGGTAGGCATAGTTGCATGGTGTGTACAGGTACAGCTTGTTATGTCAAAGGCGCTGAAGAAATCCTGAACAGTCTGGAAAATTCTATACATATCCGCCCTGGTGAAACCTCAGCAGATGGTCAAATTTCACTGCTAACAGCCAGGTGTCTCGGCCCTTGTGGAATTGCGCCTGTTGTAGTATTTGATGATACCGTTTTAGGCGACCAAACTCCGGAATCAGTTGGCGATCGCATCAAAGGATGGCTGCAAAATGGATCTAGCTGA
- a CDS encoding ATP-dependent 6-phosphofructokinase: MQKRLGILTSGGDCPGLNAVIRAVVSHATLTYNWQVVGIPYATRGLLERKTIPLGIHSLDLRGIDPLLNMGGTILGSINKGDTLAHAEEIIAGYQALELDALIGIGGDGSLAILTQLQSLGNWQFVAIPKTIDNDVGQTERVVGFDTAVNTIVDALNRLTFTAASHDRVMIVEVMGRKAGHLALQSGIAGGADVILIPEIPYSIKAVCEHLAELRDRWGRRFGIIVVAEGAQIAVDSATYPSCEHPSCGMGQYIADEIGYCTQHQIDIRVSVLGHIQRGGIPSALDRLMASAFGKAAVDLLADGRTAQMVAWKNGQVVAVPLAAVLASSPCLVDPNNFLVQTARSLNTYIGNVTLEKIP, encoded by the coding sequence ATGCAAAAACGACTGGGTATTCTTACCAGTGGTGGCGATTGTCCGGGACTAAATGCTGTAATTCGGGCAGTTGTGAGTCATGCTACCCTCACCTATAACTGGCAGGTAGTGGGTATTCCTTATGCAACCAGAGGACTTTTAGAAAGAAAGACTATTCCTCTGGGCATACATAGTTTAGACCTCCGTGGGATTGACCCTTTGCTGAATATGGGAGGCACGATTCTTGGTAGTATTAATAAAGGGGATACTTTAGCTCATGCTGAGGAAATTATTGCTGGTTATCAAGCTTTAGAATTAGATGCTTTGATTGGGATTGGTGGAGATGGGAGTTTAGCAATTCTTACCCAACTCCAAAGTTTAGGAAATTGGCAGTTTGTGGCGATTCCGAAAACCATTGATAATGATGTCGGTCAGACGGAACGAGTTGTGGGCTTTGATACTGCGGTAAATACCATTGTTGATGCTCTCAATCGTTTGACGTTTACAGCTGCTAGTCATGACCGGGTAATGATTGTGGAAGTGATGGGACGCAAAGCCGGTCATTTAGCACTACAATCGGGGATTGCAGGGGGTGCAGATGTGATTCTAATTCCCGAAATTCCCTATTCAATTAAAGCTGTATGTGAACATTTGGCAGAATTGCGCGATCGCTGGGGACGTAGATTTGGCATTATAGTTGTCGCAGAAGGCGCTCAAATCGCCGTAGATTCAGCCACATATCCATCCTGTGAACATCCATCCTGTGGTATGGGTCAATATATCGCCGATGAGATTGGTTATTGCACTCAGCATCAAATTGATATTCGGGTTTCCGTTTTAGGACATATTCAACGCGGTGGTATACCCTCAGCCTTAGACCGTTTGATGGCTTCGGCTTTTGGTAAAGCGGCGGTAGATTTGTTAGCTGATGGACGAACTGCACAGATGGTAGCTTGGAAAAATGGACAAGTGGTAGCAGTTCCTTTAGCAGCAGTTTTAGCTTCCAGTCCATGTCTTGTAGATCCAAATAATTTCTTAGTCCAAACTGCGCGATCGCTCAACACTTACATCGGAAATGTTACTTTGGAAAAAATACCATGA
- a CDS encoding hydrogenase maturation protease, with protein sequence MNFHAIAIGYGNELRSDDGIGQKVAKTLQLSQVKSIAVHQLTPELAEVLAHADLAIFIDACLISETSQVQIQSLSPTSCNIISGHTADPRSLLALTQALYNYSPPAWWIKIPGINFELGYSLSPIAETGMAIALQKITQIIDANSSAII encoded by the coding sequence ATGAATTTTCATGCGATCGCTATAGGATATGGTAATGAATTACGTAGTGATGATGGTATTGGTCAAAAAGTAGCCAAAACCTTGCAGCTATCACAGGTAAAATCCATTGCTGTTCACCAACTCACCCCCGAACTAGCTGAGGTTTTAGCCCATGCTGATTTAGCAATATTTATTGATGCTTGTTTAATATCCGAAACTTCTCAAGTACAAATACAATCCCTTTCCCCGACATCTTGCAATATCATCTCTGGACATACAGCCGATCCGCGATCGCTCTTAGCCCTAACTCAAGCCCTGTATAATTATAGTCCGCCCGCTTGGTGGATCAAAATCCCAGGAATCAACTTTGAATTAGGATATAGTCTATCACCAATTGCCGAAACTGGAATGGCGATCGCTTTACAAAAAATTACCCAAATTATAGACGCAAATTCCAGTGCGATCATTTAA
- a CDS encoding NuoF family protein, translating to MDLAELTEIARKESDSHKPVQIRCCIAAACLATNSQAVKQSLEEAVTAENLAEQVEVYGVGCMRLCCQGPLVQVEKNTEPESTSTLYEKVTPDDAPSIITALNGGETTVSQSDLTHPFFTSQMSIVLENSGKVDPERIQSYIAAQGYQVLYHVLREMTPSEVVDAITRSGLRGRGGAGYPTGLKWATVAKAEGDRKFVICNADEGDPGAFMDRSVLESDPHRVLEGMAIAAYAVGANQGYIYIRAEYPIAINRLQTAIRQAQSFGILGSQIFDSRFDFKIDIRIGAGAYVCGEETALMASIEGKRGTPHPRPPYPAESGLWGYPTLINNVETYANVAPIIRNGAEWFASIGTEKSKGTKVFALAGNITNTGLIEVPMGTSLQQIVEVMGGGVPNGGVVKAVQTGGPSGGCIPASAFDSPVDYESLTELGSIMGSGGMIVMDESTNMVDVARYFMEFCMDESCGKCIPCRVGTVQLYKLLTRISAGEASLADLELLEELCDMVKHTSLCGLGQSAPNPVFSTLRYFRDEYLELI from the coding sequence ATGGATCTAGCTGAATTAACCGAAATTGCCCGCAAAGAATCTGATTCACACAAACCTGTGCAAATTCGCTGTTGTATTGCAGCTGCTTGTTTAGCTACTAATTCACAAGCAGTCAAACAGAGTCTAGAAGAGGCTGTAACAGCAGAAAATTTGGCGGAACAAGTGGAAGTTTATGGCGTTGGCTGTATGCGTTTGTGCTGTCAAGGACCATTAGTACAAGTAGAAAAAAACACTGAACCAGAAAGTACAAGTACGCTCTACGAAAAAGTTACACCTGATGATGCACCTTCAATTATTACTGCTCTGAATGGGGGAGAAACAACAGTTTCACAGAGTGATTTAACACATCCATTTTTTACATCCCAGATGTCCATTGTGTTAGAAAACAGTGGCAAGGTTGATCCAGAACGCATTCAATCTTATATTGCGGCTCAAGGTTATCAAGTGCTTTACCATGTCTTGCGGGAAATGACTCCTAGCGAGGTAGTAGATGCTATTACCCGCAGTGGTTTACGGGGACGTGGTGGTGCTGGTTATCCGACAGGTTTGAAATGGGCGACTGTGGCGAAAGCCGAGGGCGATCGCAAGTTTGTAATTTGTAACGCCGATGAAGGAGATCCCGGTGCATTTATGGATCGTAGCGTTCTCGAAAGTGATCCGCATCGGGTTTTAGAAGGAATGGCGATCGCAGCTTATGCTGTAGGTGCAAATCAAGGCTATATTTACATTAGAGCCGAATATCCCATAGCGATCAATCGTCTACAAACTGCAATTCGTCAAGCGCAAAGCTTTGGCATTTTGGGAAGTCAAATTTTTGACTCACGCTTTGATTTTAAAATTGATATTCGCATCGGTGCGGGGGCTTATGTTTGTGGTGAAGAAACGGCTTTAATGGCTTCGATTGAGGGTAAACGCGGTACTCCTCATCCCCGTCCTCCCTACCCGGCTGAGTCTGGTTTATGGGGCTATCCGACGTTAATTAATAACGTCGAAACTTACGCCAATGTTGCACCAATTATCCGTAATGGTGCGGAATGGTTCGCCAGTATTGGGACTGAAAAAAGCAAGGGTACAAAGGTTTTCGCTTTAGCTGGGAACATCACTAACACTGGTTTGATTGAAGTGCCAATGGGAACTTCTTTACAGCAGATTGTGGAAGTTATGGGCGGGGGTGTACCGAATGGCGGTGTGGTGAAAGCTGTGCAAACTGGTGGTCCTTCTGGGGGATGTATTCCCGCATCGGCTTTTGATAGTCCTGTGGATTATGAATCTCTGACTGAACTTGGTTCCATTATGGGTTCGGGGGGGATGATTGTCATGGATGAAAGTACGAATATGGTGGATGTCGCCCGCTATTTTATGGAATTTTGCATGGATGAGTCTTGTGGGAAGTGCATTCCTTGTCGGGTGGGAACGGTGCAGTTGTATAAGTTGTTGACGAGGATTAGTGCGGGTGAGGCTTCTCTGGCTGATTTGGAGTTGCTGGAGGAGTTATGCGACATGGTGAAGCATACGAGTTTGTGTGGTCTTGGTCAGTCTGCGCCTAATCCGGTTTTTAGTACTTTGCGGTATTTTCGGGATGAGTATTTGGAGTTGATTTAA
- a CDS encoding acetate--CoA ligase family protein — translation MEKPIHDILRTQKQNPLDAIFAPKSVAVIGASERANSVGRTLLWNLISNPFGGTVFPVNPQRHSTLGIKAYPTIFDVPEAVDLAVIATPAPTVPSIITQCVDAGVKSAIILSAGFKETGAEGITLEQQILEQAHRGKMRIIGPNCLGVMSPRTGLNATFASAMARPGNVGFISQSGALCTAILDWSFSENVGFSAFVSLGSMLDVGWGDLINYLGDDPHTKSIVIYMEAIGDGRAFMSAARQVALTKPIIVIKAGRTEAAAKAAASHTGALAGSDQVLDAAFRRCGVLRVNSISDLFDMAELLAKQPRPQGPRLTILTNAGGPGVLATDALIATGGEVAEISEETTASLNQILPAHWSHGNPIDILGDADPHRYTQALEIAAKDPNSDGLLVILTPQAMTDPTQTAEQLKPYAQMVGKPILASWMGGADVAAGEMILNKNHIPTYPYPDTAARMFSYMWQSTYNLRGIYETPVISAIDSSSGIPDRNCVEKIIKAARQAERTMLTEFESKQILAAYGVPVVTTCVAESEDEAVRCAENMGYPVVLKVFSHTITHKTDVGGVQLNLRDAEAVRLAYNAIAESVSAKVGVEHFLGVTVQPMVKMAGYELIIGSSLDAQFGPVLVFGTGGKLVEIFRDRAIALPPLNTTLARRMMEQTQIYKALQGVRGQKSIDLAALEQLMVVFSQLVVEQPGIKEIDINPLLASSEELIALDARIILKHKEFSSEVPEI, via the coding sequence ATGGAAAAGCCCATACATGATATTTTGCGAACTCAGAAGCAAAATCCTCTGGATGCTATCTTTGCGCCCAAAAGTGTGGCGGTAATTGGTGCTAGTGAAAGAGCTAACAGTGTAGGACGCACTCTATTATGGAACCTAATCAGTAATCCTTTTGGTGGAACCGTTTTCCCAGTCAATCCCCAACGACACAGCACACTGGGAATCAAAGCCTACCCGACTATCTTTGATGTTCCCGAAGCAGTAGATTTAGCAGTAATTGCTACCCCAGCACCAACAGTCCCAAGTATTATTACTCAATGCGTAGATGCAGGTGTCAAAAGTGCAATTATCCTTAGTGCTGGTTTTAAAGAAACTGGTGCTGAGGGTATCACCTTAGAACAGCAAATCCTAGAACAAGCCCATCGGGGTAAAATGCGGATTATCGGCCCTAACTGCTTAGGTGTAATGAGTCCGCGCACGGGTTTAAATGCGACTTTTGCCAGTGCAATGGCACGTCCTGGGAATGTCGGCTTTATTAGTCAAAGTGGAGCGCTCTGCACGGCTATTCTTGATTGGAGTTTTTCAGAAAACGTCGGATTTAGCGCCTTTGTTTCCCTTGGCTCCATGCTTGATGTCGGTTGGGGGGATTTAATTAACTATCTTGGTGATGACCCGCATACTAAAAGTATTGTTATTTACATGGAAGCCATCGGCGATGGGCGAGCATTTATGTCAGCAGCGCGTCAAGTTGCTTTAACAAAGCCGATTATTGTGATTAAAGCCGGACGTACTGAAGCCGCCGCAAAAGCCGCCGCATCTCATACTGGCGCATTAGCAGGAAGTGATCAAGTTCTCGATGCAGCTTTCCGGCGTTGTGGGGTATTACGCGTCAACAGTATCTCTGATTTGTTCGATATGGCAGAACTATTAGCAAAACAACCCCGTCCCCAAGGGCCACGCTTAACAATTTTGACTAACGCAGGTGGTCCCGGAGTGCTGGCTACTGATGCTCTGATTGCTACAGGTGGAGAAGTTGCCGAAATTTCTGAAGAGACTACCGCATCCCTTAACCAAATATTACCAGCACATTGGAGTCATGGTAATCCCATTGATATTTTAGGTGACGCTGACCCACACAGATATACTCAAGCCTTAGAAATTGCCGCTAAAGACCCCAATAGTGATGGCTTATTGGTGATTCTTACTCCCCAAGCGATGACAGATCCCACCCAAACAGCCGAACAATTGAAACCCTACGCGCAGATGGTTGGTAAACCCATCCTTGCTAGTTGGATGGGAGGAGCCGATGTAGCCGCAGGTGAGATGATTCTCAATAAAAACCACATCCCCACATATCCTTATCCTGATACTGCGGCTCGGATGTTTAGTTATATGTGGCAGTCTACCTATAACCTCCGTGGTATCTACGAAACTCCTGTAATATCTGCAATTGATTCTTCTTCAGGGATACCAGACCGGAACTGTGTTGAGAAAATTATCAAAGCAGCACGTCAGGCAGAGCGAACTATGCTCACAGAGTTTGAATCAAAGCAAATTCTAGCAGCTTATGGTGTTCCGGTGGTGACTACTTGCGTGGCTGAAAGTGAGGATGAAGCGGTTCGATGTGCTGAAAATATGGGCTATCCAGTTGTTTTAAAGGTTTTTTCCCACACCATTACGCATAAAACTGATGTTGGCGGTGTGCAGTTAAATCTCAGAGATGCTGAAGCTGTTAGACTAGCTTACAACGCCATTGCAGAATCAGTGAGTGCGAAAGTAGGTGTTGAGCATTTTTTAGGTGTAACTGTGCAGCCAATGGTAAAAATGGCTGGTTATGAACTGATTATTGGTAGTAGTCTTGATGCACAATTTGGCCCGGTGTTGGTTTTTGGTACAGGAGGAAAACTTGTGGAGATTTTTCGCGATCGCGCGATCGCACTTCCACCCCTAAATACTACCTTAGCCCGACGCATGATGGAGCAAACACAAATTTACAAAGCACTCCAAGGAGTCAGAGGACAAAAAAGTATTGATCTTGCCGCCCTTGAACAATTAATGGTAGTATTTAGTCAATTAGTTGTAGAACAGCCTGGGATTAAAGAAATTGATATAAACCCCTTGCTAGCTTCATCTGAGGAATTAATTGCCCTCGATGCTCGAATTATCCTGAAGCACAAAGAATTCTCATCCGAAGTTCCAGAAATATAA
- a CDS encoding Ni/Fe hydrogenase subunit alpha produces MPRKIIIDPVTRIEGHAKISIYLDDTGQVSDARFHVTEFRGFEKFCEGRPLWEMPGITARVCGICPVSHLLASAKAGDRILSVTIPKAAEKLRRLMNLAQIIQSHSLSFFHLSAPDLLLGMDSDPAKRNIFGLIAAEPELARGGIRLRQFGQEIIEQLGGQKIHPSWAVPGGVREALSPEGRTHIQNRIPEARTTILNALSRFKELLNNYQQEAQTFGNFPSLFMGLVTPEGLWENYDGNIRFVDSAGNIIADQLDPTNYQEFIGEAVESHSYLKFPYYRPLGYPDQSDHCNLNSGIYRVGPLARLNICSQIGTPLADVELREYRDRGKGTVNSSFFYHYARLIEILASIERIEILLDDPDLLSNRLRAEAGINQLSGVGVSEAPRGTLFHHYQVDENGLMQKVNLIIATGQNNLGMNRTVAQIARHFINGAEISQGILNRVEAGIRAFDPCLSCSTHAAGQMPLHIQLIDKNGSIVNEVWRE; encoded by the coding sequence ATGCCTAGAAAAATCATTATAGATCCAGTAACCCGCATAGAAGGACACGCCAAAATCAGCATTTATTTAGATGATACAGGACAAGTCAGCGATGCCCGATTTCATGTTACAGAATTTCGGGGATTTGAGAAATTTTGTGAAGGTCGTCCCCTGTGGGAAATGCCAGGAATTACCGCCAGAGTTTGCGGAATTTGTCCAGTCAGCCATTTATTAGCCTCTGCCAAAGCAGGCGATCGCATCCTGTCTGTTACAATTCCTAAAGCAGCCGAAAAACTGCGGCGGTTAATGAATTTAGCCCAAATTATTCAATCCCATTCCTTGAGTTTCTTCCACCTCAGCGCCCCAGATTTATTATTAGGAATGGATAGCGATCCCGCAAAACGCAATATATTTGGGTTAATTGCAGCCGAACCAGAACTAGCCCGTGGAGGTATCCGCTTGCGTCAATTTGGACAAGAGATTATTGAACAATTAGGAGGGCAAAAAATACACCCCTCATGGGCTGTTCCTGGTGGTGTGCGCGAAGCCTTATCCCCAGAAGGACGTACCCATATTCAGAACCGTATTCCCGAAGCACGCACCACAATATTAAATGCACTGAGTAGATTTAAAGAATTACTCAATAATTATCAACAAGAAGCCCAAACCTTTGGAAATTTCCCCAGCTTATTTATGGGTTTAGTAACTCCTGAAGGTTTGTGGGAAAACTACGACGGAAATATTCGTTTTGTAGATAGTGCCGGAAATATTATAGCTGATCAACTCGACCCCACTAATTATCAAGAATTCATTGGTGAAGCAGTTGAATCTCATTCTTATTTAAAATTTCCTTACTATCGCCCTTTGGGTTATCCTGACCAGAGTGACCATTGTAATTTAAATAGTGGAATTTATCGAGTTGGTCCCCTAGCCCGGCTGAATATTTGTAGTCAGATTGGGACACCCTTAGCTGATGTAGAATTACGGGAGTATAGAGACAGAGGCAAAGGCACTGTTAACTCATCATTTTTCTATCACTATGCGCGATTAATTGAAATTTTAGCATCAATTGAGCGCATTGAAATTTTATTAGATGATCCAGATTTACTATCAAATAGACTGCGGGCTGAAGCGGGGATTAATCAATTATCTGGAGTCGGAGTAAGTGAAGCCCCCAGAGGAACATTATTTCATCATTATCAAGTAGATGAAAATGGTTTAATGCAGAAAGTAAACTTAATAATTGCCACAGGTCAAAATAATCTAGGAATGAATCGCACAGTGGCGCAAATTGCCCGACATTTTATTAATGGTGCAGAAATTTCCCAAGGAATATTAAACCGAGTAGAAGCCGGAATCAGAGCCTTTGATCCTTGCTTAAGTTGCTCAACTCATGCAGCCGGACAAATGCCATTACATATTCAATTAATTGATAAAAACGGGAGTATAGTTAACGAAGTTTGGCGAGAATAA
- the hoxU gene encoding bidirectional hydrogenase complex protein HoxU: protein MVVKTLSINERLVSGREEETVLQAAQDAGIYIPTLCHLQGVTDVGACRLCLVEIAGSDKLQPACVTKVTEGMEVRTDGDRLHKYRRTIIEMLFAEGNHICSVCVANGNCELQDLAIELGMDHVRLDYHFPDRKVDVSHDRFGVDHNRCILCTRCIRVCDEIEGAHTWDMAGRGTNSHVITDFNQPWGTSDTCTSCGKCVDACPTGALFDKGSSVGEMKRDRAKLDFLVTAREKHQWNL, encoded by the coding sequence ATGGTTGTTAAGACTTTAAGTATTAATGAGCGGTTGGTTAGTGGTCGGGAGGAGGAGACTGTTCTGCAAGCGGCTCAGGATGCGGGGATTTATATTCCAACTTTGTGTCATTTGCAGGGGGTGACGGATGTGGGGGCTTGTCGGTTGTGTTTGGTGGAGATTGCTGGGAGTGATAAGCTTCAGCCTGCTTGTGTGACTAAGGTGACTGAGGGGATGGAGGTGAGGACAGATGGCGATCGCCTACACAAATATCGCCGTACAATTATTGAGATGCTGTTTGCTGAGGGTAATCACATTTGCTCGGTTTGTGTCGCTAATGGTAATTGTGAATTGCAAGATTTAGCTATTGAGTTGGGTATGGATCATGTCCGTTTAGATTATCATTTCCCTGATCGCAAAGTTGATGTTTCACATGATCGTTTTGGTGTTGACCATAACCGTTGTATTCTTTGCACTCGTTGTATACGTGTTTGTGATGAAATCGAAGGAGCGCACACTTGGGATATGGCGGGAAGGGGGACAAATTCCCACGTCATCACCGATTTCAATCAACCTTGGGGAACTTCAGATACTTGTACTTCTTGCGGTAAATGCGTTGATGCTTGTCCTACAGGAGCGCTATTTGACAAAGGTTCAAGTGTGGGGGAAATGAAACGCGACCGAGCCAAACTTGATTTCCTAGTTACAGCCAGAGAGAAACACCAATGGAACCTTTAA
- a CDS encoding oxidoreductase, translating to MTRLKLATVWLGGCSGCHMSFLDLDEWLIDLAAQVDLVYSPFADIKEYPQGVDVVLVEGAVANEDHLQMIHQVRERSRILVSFGDCAVTGNVTALRNPLGSAEPVLQRCYIEAADIHGQIPHEPGIVPTLLDRVVPVHKIVPVDIYMPGCPPSATRIKATLEPLLRGEKPQLEGRDMIKFG from the coding sequence ATGACACGTTTAAAACTAGCAACAGTGTGGTTAGGCGGCTGTTCCGGCTGTCATATGTCCTTTCTCGACTTAGACGAATGGCTAATAGATTTAGCTGCACAAGTAGACTTAGTTTATAGTCCCTTCGCTGATATCAAAGAATATCCCCAAGGAGTAGATGTAGTGTTAGTTGAAGGTGCAGTAGCCAACGAAGATCATTTGCAAATGATACACCAAGTTAGAGAGCGATCGCGCATTCTGGTTTCCTTTGGCGATTGTGCAGTTACAGGTAATGTTACCGCCTTACGTAACCCTTTAGGTAGTGCCGAACCAGTTCTTCAGCGTTGTTACATCGAAGCCGCCGATATTCACGGACAAATTCCCCATGAACCTGGCATTGTTCCCACCTTACTAGACCGGGTAGTTCCAGTCCATAAAATAGTCCCAGTTGATATTTATATGCCAGGATGTCCACCCTCAGCAACTAGAATCAAAGCCACATTAGAACCACTATTAAGAGGAGAAAAACCACAACTAGAAGGACGAGACATGATTAAATTTGGCTAA